From the Sphingobacteruim zhuxiongii genome, the window GGTTACTTTATAAAGCCCATCGATTAGTTCCAAGCGATGGAAATCATCGTAAGCCTTTAAGCTCGTGCCGCCATGAAGTAATAATCCCATACATTGATCAAACTCCTCTTGAGTCACCGATTCAAAGCAATGAGTTTGTGTAATTTCGGCAAAAATCTGCTGTGGATCAAAGCCGTCTCCAACAGCCAGAGTCATTAAATATTGTGTGAGTACATCAAATGAACGGATATAAGGAATTCTTTGTTCAACAATCTTCTCTTTGACGGCAAATTTTAGGGAATCACCTTCAATGATTTCTAAGGAATTCGTCGGCACATAATAAATAATAGAAGTCGCATCTGGACGATGTCCTGAGCGCCCTGCGCGTTGCAGAAAGCGAGCGACACCTTTCGGCGAACCAATCTGTATTACGCAGTCAACGGGCCTAAAATCAACACCTAAGTCCAAGCTACTGGTGCATACCACAGCTTTCAAACGACCTGCATGCAGCGCCTCTTCTACCCAAACCCGGACTTCATCACTCAGGGATCCGTGATGAATCGCCAATAAGCCCGCGAATTCAGGGTACTGTGAAATAATTTGCTGATACCAGATCTCCGCCTGGGAGCGCGTATTGGTAAATATCAAAGTCGTACCATACTGATTTACAATATTAACGACTTTGTCAAGCAGACGAATCCCTAGATGCCCTGCCCATGGAAACTTTTCAAGGCTATCGGGCAGTACGGTCTGAATAGTAATCTTCTTATTGATTTTGGCCTTCACCATGACACCCGTATTGGAAGACCCCAATAAAATATCCTTTGCTTGCCCTAAATTGCCAATCGTTGCAGAGATCCCCCAGATCTTAAGATTCGGATTGATATTCTTCAGACGACTTAAGGCCAGCTCGATGAGAACACCGCGCTTAGAACCCAAAAGCTCATGCCACTCATCGACGACGATAAATTCCAATTGCTTAAAATAGTCTTGTCCTTGTTTTGTTGCCAATAGTAGATGTACGCTTTCTGGCGTAGTGATCAAAGCTTGTGGCGGATTTTTACGCTGCTTCAGTCGATTTGCAGTACTCGTATCTCCGGTACGAAGTTCGATTTGATAATCGAGATCTAGGTCAGCAGATACGCCTTCAGTTACCCGATGAATCTCTTTAGATAAAGCACGTAAAGGTGTTATCCATAAGGCATGTAGTCCTTTCTTTCGTTGCTTACTTATCTGCTGCTGATAGCTTGCGGAATAGTATTGCTGAATGACGCCAAACCAGATAGCCAAGGTCTTACCATAGCCTGTGGGTGCATTTAAAATCCCCGATCGATTAGCAGCTATTTCGGTCCAACATTGCTTTTGAAAATCATGCGCCGTCCATCCCTGATTATAAAACCATACATCTGCTAATTCGTTCTTCATAGATTCTATTGATACTTCAAATTAAAAGAAATTCACACAGAATACAACATTTTTAACGCGTAATTGTTAGTACAATGAAAGAGTATTTATTATGGGAAATATACAAGTCGGCCTATTTGTAGGTAGTTTAAGGAAAGAATCGTTTAATAAAAAGATTGCGAATTACCTGATTAGTATCGCTCCAAAAGGTTACGAATACCAACTTATAGAAATTGGACAGCTACCCTTCTACAATGAGGATCTCGAGGGGGATAAACTTCCTGCAGTTTACAAAGAATTTCGCGCAACAATTGAAGCTTTGGATGCTTTTATCTTCGTTACTCCGGAGTATAATCGCTCGGTACCTGCCGTTTTAAAGAATGCAATTGACGTTGCATCGCGTCCTTATGGCAAGGCAAAATGGAATAAGAAACCTGCTGCTGTTATTAGCTCTTCCATTGGTGCAATCGGCGGATTTGGCGCCAATCATCACCTACGCCAATCCTTAGTTTTCGTCGATGTTCCTACTATGGCGCAACCAGAAGCCTATATTGGACATGTTGCCAAGCTATTTGACGAGCAAGGCAAGCTGATTAATGAGGATACCGCTAAATTCCTAGAGGATTACCTCGCAGCATTTAGCACCTGGGTTGAACGATTTGTTAAGAAATAAGATTATTGGAATTTAACCTCGCCAAAGAACTGCGGCAAGTGGAAATTCGGTGAAGGATAATCAATGCCACTCCAAGCTATAAAATGTGGATTTGGTAAACCATCTCCACATTTATAGAAATTCGCGGCGGCTGCTTGACCCGCAAGGTCTTCTGCTTTCACACCTAATATCTCGAATGGAATTACTAAAACCTGTTGCCAAGTCTTTTTACCGAGAATCGTTTGCACCGATGATGCTGTATTAACTTTTAGGATCTGCTCACTACTTAAGCGATTACGCTCAGCCTTCACAGCACCTCCATAGCCAATTAAACCAACACCTAAGACATTGAATTCAACGTTGTAATACGTTTCTCTTTGATCAAATGAAATGAAGAATTCCACACAACTATCCTCCCACACATTCTCATTCGGGCGGATAAATTGTCCTTTTACAAACTCTTCCTGCACGTCGTAGTGCAAAATAATATGCTTGTTATCGTAAGCAACTTGAAATCTCACTTCCGGTACATATGGAAACTCTGATGTCCATGGAGCAACATTAATGTCATTCCATGTTAAAGATTCCAAAGCTTTTTTCCAATCAGCATAGCCTGTTGGTAGCTCCTGCACGTTTAATTTTGCGATTTCAAGCGTCATAAGATTACGAATTTAAGTTCTCCGCTAATATATCAGTTAAAACTTGATGATTCGCCTCTAATTCTTGAACTAATTTCAATTGTGCTTTTGTACGAACCAAATTATGCTCCGGATAGGCAATTTTATAATACGTGTCCCCATCAATATAATCCGTTAGGAATCTTACCGCTTGCATATAAGGCAGTAAGTGAACACCATGAATTAAGGATTCTGCTTCGGTCTTTGTTAGGAACTCCTTCGCTTCGGATAAATAGCCAGCAGTAAAAGCTGCAAACAATGGAATATTCAAGACAATCTTTGATACATCTGCCTCATCTTCTGCAGCAGAGTTAATAATTGTACGAATAGCATCACCAAAATCATAAGCTACGTAACCAGGCATAACCGTATCTAAGTCAATAACACATTGCACTTGATCATTTGCATCTAGTAATACGTTATTGAACTTGGTATCATTGTGCGTAATCCGTAAAGGCAGTCTATTTGCGCGTCCTAATTCTAGAACGGTACGCATTTTACCTTCACGTTCGAAGATATAATCTAATAGATCTTGTACCTCTGCTACACGAGATGCCGCATCTTTCGCAATCGCTTCACGCAGATTATTCATGCGAAACTCGATATTATGAAAGTTTGGAAGCACTTCAACAATCGTTGTTGGATCTAAATCACTCAACTGCTTTTGAAATTGCCCAAATGCCAAGCCTCCAGAGAATGCTTGATCCGTTGTTTCTAATATATCGTAGCTACGTGTGTCGGGAATAAGAATAAATATACGCCAGAAATCTCCGTTGTTATCTTCGTAATAGTGCTTGCCATCCAAAGTAGGAATTAAAGTCATTGTACGTTTTAACACTTCTTTATCTCCCAAATGCGCAAGTTTCTTTTTGAGATGATTACATACCTTCTCAATATTCGCCATGAGACCGTCAACGTTGCGGAATACATGGTGATTTATACGTTGAAGTAAATATTGTTCTGTTGTATCGGAATCCGTAATAATCTTGAAGGTATCATTGATATGTCCTGATCCAAATGGAACTGAAGAAATGATATTTCCTTTGATATTAAATTTTTCGGCTGATAGGATGCTGTTTTCTAAATTATTGGTTGACATTACTTCACTATTCATTTCATAATTTCTGTGTAAGTTCTTGCAATATCTATATTCAAACCCAATATTTAAAATATTTTTTTCAATCAAACGGTTGCATGATTTTATTTATTAACATTGAATAAATAACGAGTTCATATTTATTCTTAATCTAAGAAGATATCCTTTTAATAAGCACGTTCTATTTATATTTTTCGTAATTTAGAACATCAAAGCGAATTTGCCCCTATATGGTCACGGAAATAGTTATTATCCTTATCTTAATCATCCTTAATGGAATTCTTTCAGCATCTGAAATTTCGATTGTATCCAGTCGAAAAGCGCGCCTTCAAGCGGCTAGTGAAAAGAATGCCGGTGCTAAAACAGCGCTACTTCTGAAAGAAAACCCAAACAATTTTTTATCGACTGTTCAAATCGGAATCACTTTAATCGGAATCTTAACTGGTTTCTTTAGTGGTGGCTCTATTTCTACCTTCTTGGCAGAACAAATGAATAAAATCGAAGTGCTCGCCCCTTACAGTGCCCAAATATCTGTCATCGTTGTAGTATTGACTATCACCTATCTATCTTTGGTGATTGGAGAATTAGTACCGAAGCGGATTGGTATGGCTATTCCTGAGCGATATGCATCCTTTATCGCTGTGCCGATGAACTTCTTAAGTAAGATTGTCAAACCTTTCGTATGGTTGTTGAGTGTGTCGACAGACTTTATTGTTAAGCTGTTCAATATTCAATCGAATCAAAATGCAGTAACGGAAGAAGAAATTAAAGCATTAGTAGATGAGGGTGTCGATAGCGGTGCTATTGAAGGTATCGAACATGATATGGTAGACCGTGTATTGAGTTTAGGGGATAAAAGAGCGATTAACCTAATGGTACACCGTTCTAAGATTACCTTTTTAGATATTCAGAAATCTTTTGAAGAGAATAAAGCGTATATCCTTGCCGATGAGCATACTGAATACCCTGTATGTAATGGGAATTTCGACCATGTCATTGGTGTTGTTCATATCAAAACGTTATTTAAGGAGTACTTAACGAGTGATGAACCGGAATTAACCAATCTACTGCAACCCATTCCATTTATCAACGAGAACACCTATGCCTATAACATCATGGCTTCAATGAAGAGTTCAGGCGTGATGCAAGCTGTTGTAGTCGATGAATACGGAAGTCCGCAGGGAATAATCACCATGGCTGACTTAGTTGGTGCCTTGGTAGGTGGATTTGATTCGCCAGTTGACGACGAGAAAAGAACGATACGCCAGCGTGAGGATGGTTCCTATGTCATCGACGGAAGCTATCAATTGGATGATTTTATTGAGCTATTCAAAATTAATCTGACTGAAGACGATGAGGATGAAATCGGAAATCTAACGACGGTTGCAGGTTTAGTATTCCTCCTATTAGACCATATCCCTGAGGAGGGCGAACAAGTCGTATATAAGAACTTAGAGTTCGAAGTACTCGATATGGATGGACATAGAATTGATAAGCTTATTGTCAATGTTCAGAATGAGTCCAGCGATGAAACTGCGAATATTGACTAAAGGTCAATCTGTTCCTGTAGATTGTCAGCAAAAAGTGGACAGCTAGTATTCTAATCTTAAGGAGGGTTTTAATTAAAAACATTAGATTTAATTATGGAAACTCCAAAGAAAAAGAGCGCTGAAAAGTTTGTCAAAGACATTCGAAAACACACCCGTAGAATTTTCACTTCAGAACAAAAGATTTTAATCGTGATGGAAGCTTTGCGTGCAGAAACTTCTGTAGCTGAACTTTGTCGCAAACATAATATTGTTCAATCTCAGTTTTATTCTTGGAACAAGGAATTTATGGAAGCTGGCAAAAAACGTCTTTCAGGCGATGTTACGCGAGAAGCAACCAGTGATGAAGTTTCCGATCTGAAGAAAGAAAATGCTCGACTGAAGGAAATAGTAGCAGATCTAGTGGTTCGCTATGATATTGTAAAAAAAAGTATAGAGATGCTGGACTAATCCATAAATACAGAAAATATATGCGATTATCAGCAGGCGAAAAATACGAAATCATACAAACAGTGACACGAAGTGAAATCGGAGTGAAACCAACTTTGGACAGCTTTGGGATTGCACGTAGCACCTTTTATAAATGGTATCAAAATTACCTTAAAAGTGGCTTTCCTGGTTTGGAAACAAACAAAAGAAGTTCTCGTAGACAATGGAATAGTATCCCCCAGGAGCAAAAGGATCTGGTTGTCGAGATTGCATTAAAGCACACCGAGTTATCTTCCAGAGAATTAGCCTATAAAATAACAGATGAACAAGGTGTTTTCATTTCTGAATCAAGCGTTTATAGAATATTAAAGCAAAGAGATTTAATCCCAGCACCCAATCATTTTCTTATTTCAGCAGCTAATGAGTTTAAGGATAAAACTGCATTTGTGCATCAAATGTGGCAAACTGACTTCACTTATTTCAAGATTATTGGTTGGGGATGGTACTATTTGAGTACAGTTTTGGATGATTTTAGTCGCTATATCATTCATTGGGAATTATGTGATTCCATGAAAGCCGAAGATGTGAAAAGAACGGTAGATACTGCGATTGCTAAAGCAAAATTGAAGTCAAAGGCAAAGCCGAAATTACTATCAGATAATGGCGCCTGTTACGTATCAAATGAATTGAAAACTTATCTTAAATGCGATCTGAAGATGAAGCAAGTACACGGAAGGCCAATGCATCCCCAAACACAAGGGAAAATCGAACGGTATCACCGAACGATGAAAAACGTTGTTAAACTTAATCATTTTTATCATCCAGAGCAACTTATCGAAACTTTAACAGAATTTGTAGACAAATATAATGAAAGACGTTATCATGAATCACTCAAAAACTTAACTCCAGCAGATGTCTATTTCGGTAGAACCGATCAAATTTTAAGAAAAAGACAACAAATTAAAATGAATTCTATTCAGAATAGAAGGCAATTATATAATCAACAAAAATTACTAAATTTATAACAACAATCTCTCCTTAACGAAATAGACCTAAGTGTCCAATTTACTTTGATGACGTACAGATACGCCAGCGTGAGGATGGTTCCTATGTCATCGACGGAAGCTATCAATTGGATGATTTTATTGAGCTATTCAAAATTAATCTGACTGAAGACGATGAGGATGAAATCGGAAATCTAACGACGGTTGCAGGTTTAGTATTCCTCCTATTAGACCATATCCCTGAGGAGGGCGAACAAGTCGTATATAAGAACTTAGAGTTCGAAGTACTCGATATGGATGGACATAGAATTGATAAGCTTATTGTCAATGTTCAGAATGAGTCCAGCGATGAAACTGCGAATATTGACTAAAGGTCAATCTGTTCCAGTAAAAATATCCTCTAATTCGATCGAGTCTCTTATTTCTATTTGAATAAAATGCTAATGACCATTAGCAAAAGGCATAAAAAAAGCTAGTATTTCTTATACTAGCTTAGATGTGAGTTAATCAGTCGAACCAACTCATGTTTCTGTTGTAATCCACTTTGACGCCAGACCTGCTCTCCATCTTTATAGAGAATTAGTGTCGGCACCCCCTGCACATGAAACTTAGAAGCTAATGCTTGATTCTTGTCAACATCAATCTTGATGATGCTTAAGTGATCCCCTAGCTCCTCCTTCACGTCTTTTAATATCGGCGCAAGCATCTGACAAGGACCACACCATGCCGCCGAAAAATCAACCAATACAACTTTATTACCCTTTATTAATTCATTGAAACTTGCCATATTTTTAGATGTTAGATATAAGATGTTAGATATTAGACATTGGGATTTTTGATAATAGAACTATCGAGATCTAATTATGTTTGCTTTAAAAGATTCAATTTGCCTTATCCCATTTTAGTATAATCAACTAAATCTATTCCAAACGCCTTATGGATAAGAATCAATGCCAGAATGACAGGAAATAGTAGTTAGTAGAGAGTAATTAGGGCATAGTATTTAGTAGAAAGTATTTAGTAGTTAGTATTTAGAGCGTATTGTTTAGTATTTGGTAATTAGAATATAGTGCTTAGTATTCGGTAATATAGAACATAGTGTTTAGTATTTGGTTCTGAATCCTTTAGCAAAATCTATATCACATTTCAATGTTCAGATCAAAATATCAATAATCTTTCGCCCGACGTACTAAGCACTAACTACTTAATACTAAATACTAACTACTTAATACTAACGTCTAATATCTTACATCTAATGTCTAATTCCTAATCCACACAAAGCTCTTCCAGATCTTCAATACTACCAGTGTACATATTGAGGTCAACCGGACCTTTGATACCGGCGACTGTGCCTTTTTCAGAAAATTGCCAGAAGTTCCAATGTTTTTTGGGGCTTTCGATCCAGAAATTATAGTTAGCGATCCAGAGGGTATAATCAGCAAATTCCTTTTCTAGGAAGTCTGCAAAGTATTTATCAGCTGAATAAAGTATAGGTTTTATGTCGTAATGTGCTTCGACAGCTGTAAGCCAGCGTTTTAGTCCGACTTTTAAACTGTCCATAGATTGACCTCGCGGCATTTCCTCAATGTCTAGCACTGGAGGAAGGTCTCCAGGTTCCAATTTCACGATCTTAATAAAATTCTTCGCTTGTTTTGCCGAGTTCTCATTGGGACGAAAATAGTGGTAAGCACCGCGCAGTTTGTTTTTATCTTTAATCTCCTTCCAATTCCTTTTAAATCTGCTGTCTTTAGCACTTTCCCCCATGGTAGCACGCACAAAGATAAAGTCGACAGGGAACTCATCATGTATGGTTAGCACCTGATCCCAGGAAATATCACCTTGGTATTGCGAAACGTCGATTCCATATATCTTATCATCGTATCGACGCATCAATTCCTTATTACGGATATCATATTTTGTGCGATCTTCAAGAGTGACTGGATTTTTATCAAACCATTTTATAAACAAATAGGAAATTCCTGCGCGATGTTGAATCGCAAAGATTATCAGAACGATAAGTACAGGAATAGTGATACTCCAGATCAGTAGTTTACGTTGTACTTCTTTGTCTGTTTGTACTTTTTTCTTGTCAGTTTTGTTCCTTTTTGACATATTGCGTGAAATTAGGCTATTTCTAGCGCATAGTCAAAAATAATTTATCTATGATTGTTTATAACCCAAAGGATTGGTTTAACACCATTAGCTATCTGCATAATAGCAAAATATTTAAGCGTCTTCTTCCCTATCTAATCATCTCCATATTTGTATCATGGGGTCTAGCCTACGTTGAGCTTGAGTATTTAAAGCTGTCTGACCGAAGCTGGATTAAGAACATTACAACTGTCCACAACCTACTCGGCTTTGTACTTTCCTTAATCTTGGTATTTCGTACCAATACAGCCTATGATCGTTGGTGGGAAGCAAGAAAGCAATGGGGTACACTGACAAACACCAGTAGAACTTTAGCCATTAAAATGAATGCATTCCTCGACCCACAGGATAAAGTCAATCGTTCATTCTACAGAAAATCAATAGCATTATATGCTGAAACGTTATTTACCTATCTACGCTCAGACTACACGAAGTTTATGCTTGATGAAGTCGAGCATCCAGAGCTAAATAGTCTTGACGAAAAGAAACATGGGCCTAATCAAGTTGCGGCATTGATTTACAAGAAAACAAACATCCTCTATAAGGAACAAAAAATAACGGGTGATCAGTTAATCGTCATAAATCAAGATATAACAAGCTTGACCGACGTTACTGGGGCATGCGAAAGAATTAAGAATACTCCTATTCCACTTGGCTATAGCGCATTTATCAAGACCTTTATTATCTTGTATACAGCGACTCTGCCGATTGGCTTAGTCTTCTCCATGGGATACTTTGTCGCTGCTGCAGTACCATTTATTTTCTATGTCTTAGCGACATTAGAAATGATTGGCGAATCTATTGAGGAACCCTTTGGATCCGATTCAGACGATTTACCAATCGAAAAGATTGCCGCCAATATCAAGAAGCATACCCAAGAGATTCTATTGCCTTAATCAGTCTCTGCTTAAGGACACAGTTCGGATATTTAAATTTTCATCAATACCGAAGGGTAGGAACAATAAAAAAAGGCAAAGTTATATAAACTTTGCCTTTCTCATCTTAAGCGATCTTTTGATCGAAATAAACGATGAATTGGGTTGGGTTTAGTCCTCGATGATCCTTAATTGATTTTGCAAATTTCCCATACGAGGAAAATCCACAATATGCAGCTAAATAAGCGAGCTTAAAGCTTCGTGCTTGCTCAGTCTTCCGCAAGTAATCTTCCAGATAACATATGCGTAGCATATTGATATAGTTTGGAAAATCACTGCCTTTGTTTTTGTTTACTACAAAGGATAAGTACTTCGAGTTACAGCCGATTTCACGCGCTGTAGAATTAATTGAGCAGCCTGGATTCAGAAAAAACCGATCCAGCTCCCATTCATTTAGGGCATTCAAAAGTTTGCTCTCCGTGTCGGGGCTCATATAAACCTTTGAATCCGTCTTTTGATGGTTTGCAATCATAATTTTAGGTTAATTTACTATTACTAATTCGCAGAGTATTCTTTAATTTTCGTTTGAATATAGATGTTGGTTTGTTTTATCTTTAATCCAGATCGAGATAGTATCCAAGGTTGTTTTCCTTACCATCAACCATATCTTTCACGCCACCTTCTTTAGCTTTCTCTTCTTGGAACAGCTCCTCATAATCCTTCGTATAGAGAGCATTCGGAACTACATTTACATCAAAAATGAGTTCTTCCTTCAAACTACTAGCAAAATTGCCATATAGCTCAATCCAATGCTTCACATAGCCAATGTTCTTATAACTATTGAAAGTCATACTAATGACGCCCTCCTCACCTGGAGGAACATTCTTCGTCGTAATTTTATTGACTACAAGACAGCCGCAAGATGTGATAATATCAGTAAGCAACAGTGGGACATCCCCTGTATTCTTAAATTTAAAAACAACGTCTAGATGTTGCCCGGTTAAAATTGGATAATAATGGCGTTCATTGTCTATAATCTCAATTGTTGTTTTCTTGTCTTTGAAATCATCACAAGAAGTAAACAAGAGTATGATTATAAAACAACTATATACGAATTTACTCATTTTAATATTATTTTTTAATTAAAAACTTGAACTTCATCCAAACCTAGTCTAGATAAGCTCGGATTTCTTGTGCTAATTTTGATTTTAGAAGCTTTTGCAGCATCAAAATTGGAAAGTGGAATGCTCAAGGTAAATGTGTTATTAGAAGGACTGGGATCTTTGATCTCCGATTGATAGATCAGCTTGCCGCCTTGCCAACATTCGACTTTCTCAGGAATACCGTATTGATGTCTTTCGTTTTTCAAAAAACGCATTTGTAGCTCTTTTTTATCGCTAAAAGTGTTCACATCAATCGTGAAGGTCATACTTTTACTAGAGGTTAACCAGCCTTGATGAAAATCATTAGCAAAGCCCAGGATCCCGTCCACTAGACTCGATTTAGGAAGCACCTCCTTCTGCTCGTTTACAACCTGCAACAATTGAGACGACTTCAACTGATTCGGCTTCTGCGATAAAGAAGCATATTGATTCCATTCGGTGATATAAGTCTTTAAATCTCCATCGCTCTCCTTATACACTTGAATCTTCTCCGACTGTATATCTTTTGTCAATTCAGCTAACAGTGCGATCGTTGAGGGCTTAAGTTGAACACGTTGATTAACAATCTCAAAGGCACCTGTTTTCTTTAGCCCCTGACTGTAAGCAATCTGTAATCGGGTATAACGAAATGCTGCCAAGAGCTGTGCAACAGCCGCTTGCTCGCTACCTTCCATTGATGGATATAGAGCTTGTAATGAAGAATTCAGTTTTAAAAAATCCATCTCATTGAAATAAGATTGCCGTACTTCCGAATAACCGGCATACAAGGAATAAGGCTTACCTTTGTTCACAAAATCACTTTCCAACTTCTGGTAATATGCACTCAACAACTGATGTGATTTAGGATAGAATTTCTTGAAATACTTGTCAATAAGCGGAGCGATATCTAAATTCGAATTGATCATCAACGCCGCCGAGACATAAGTTTTTACATCATCAAAACTGCTGTAATCATAACCCGACGCATTGAGAAATACCCCCTTCACTCCCTCCTTTTTATAGGCTTGTAATTGTGCTTTTAACACCGACAAAGAAGGTAATGGAGTTAGGTAATCATCGAAATTTGAAGAGTAATCCCAAAGGAAGATCTCCTTCGCTTTTGGTTTCCAGGCATGAATTTCTTTATTAAAACGTTGAAGAGCCTGATTATCCTTTATTTTCGTCGACTTTGGTAAGTCAATGCTGCTAAAAAATATGCCTGCATTGGGTTCTAAAGAAAAATCAGAAGGTAGATTCACTGAATGATATCGTATCGTAAAAAACTGATGCTGTCTGAATTCCTTTGCAAGTTTGTTCAATAACAGCACTACAGCAGATGCTGCGTTTGTAGAAGTGTTCCCGGCAGTCTTACATTGATCGCAAGTACATGAGATCTTATTATCATTCGGAGCAATCATAAATTTCATGCCCTCGCTTGGATCGCTGCTGAAGTTATCCAAAATATAATTATGCAGTTGATTATATAAAGCCTCGCTACTAAAGCAAAACTGCTCTTTATTAATCTGACCGGCATCTGTTGCCCATACGCCTGGTTCGTCTTGGATAATTCGTGTTATATTATGTCCCCAAATTCCCCACTCACTATCCAGATTATTGGTCCCTAATATCGCCGCATAATCGACATTTGTATTCGGTTTATAGTGCGGCTCGCGATAGGCGAAATCAAAGTCTTTGCATTGTGTTTT encodes:
- a CDS encoding ligase-associated DNA damage response DEXH box helicase, with translation MKNELADVWFYNQGWTAHDFQKQCWTEIAANRSGILNAPTGYGKTLAIWFGVIQQYYSASYQQQISKQRKKGLHALWITPLRALSKEIHRVTEGVSADLDLDYQIELRTGDTSTANRLKQRKNPPQALITTPESVHLLLATKQGQDYFKQLEFIVVDEWHELLGSKRGVLIELALSRLKNINPNLKIWGISATIGNLGQAKDILLGSSNTGVMVKAKINKKITIQTVLPDSLEKFPWAGHLGIRLLDKVVNIVNQYGTTLIFTNTRSQAEIWYQQIISQYPEFAGLLAIHHGSLSDEVRVWVEEALHAGRLKAVVCTSSLDLGVDFRPVDCVIQIGSPKGVARFLQRAGRSGHRPDATSIIYYVPTNSLEIIEGDSLKFAVKEKIVEQRIPYIRSFDVLTQYLMTLAVGDGFDPQQIFAEITQTHCFESVTQEEFDQCMGLLLHGGTSLKAYDDFHRLELIDGLYKVTSRKLAMRHRLSIGAIVSDLMMRVKFLSGKYLGSIEESFISKLNVGDVFWFSGRQLELIQVIANDAIVKASEKKKGVIPSWMGGRFAISPDLGIAIRHSFSNIHRKSGQSEEIKFLQPLFLEQERVSGLPKAEELLVEYTETKYGFHLFIYPFDGKLVHEGMAQVIAYRLGQITPATFSIATNEYGIELLSDTAYELNEQILKQIFSPANLHADINSGINVQEMARRRFRDIAGIAGLVFQGFPGKQMKSKHLQANAALFFSVFSEYESNNLLLRESYDEVFDFQLEEGRMMKAFERIDKHQIIFRKPDKLTPFAFPIFSESFRERYSNEDWQSKLEKIKLQLIDG
- a CDS encoding NADPH-dependent FMN reductase — translated: MGNIQVGLFVGSLRKESFNKKIANYLISIAPKGYEYQLIEIGQLPFYNEDLEGDKLPAVYKEFRATIEALDAFIFVTPEYNRSVPAVLKNAIDVASRPYGKAKWNKKPAAVISSSIGAIGGFGANHHLRQSLVFVDVPTMAQPEAYIGHVAKLFDEQGKLINEDTAKFLEDYLAAFSTWVERFVKK
- a CDS encoding carbohydrate-binding family 9-like protein, producing the protein MTLEIAKLNVQELPTGYADWKKALESLTWNDINVAPWTSEFPYVPEVRFQVAYDNKHIILHYDVQEEFVKGQFIRPNENVWEDSCVEFFISFDQRETYYNVEFNVLGVGLIGYGGAVKAERNRLSSEQILKVNTASSVQTILGKKTWQQVLVIPFEILGVKAEDLAGQAAAANFYKCGDGLPNPHFIAWSGIDYPSPNFHLPQFFGEVKFQ
- a CDS encoding phosphotransferase enzyme family protein, which translates into the protein MNSEVMSTNNLENSILSAEKFNIKGNIISSVPFGSGHINDTFKIITDSDTTEQYLLQRINHHVFRNVDGLMANIEKVCNHLKKKLAHLGDKEVLKRTMTLIPTLDGKHYYEDNNGDFWRIFILIPDTRSYDILETTDQAFSGGLAFGQFQKQLSDLDPTTIVEVLPNFHNIEFRMNNLREAIAKDAASRVAEVQDLLDYIFEREGKMRTVLELGRANRLPLRITHNDTKFNNVLLDANDQVQCVIDLDTVMPGYVAYDFGDAIRTIINSAAEDEADVSKIVLNIPLFAAFTAGYLSEAKEFLTKTEAESLIHGVHLLPYMQAVRFLTDYIDGDTYYKIAYPEHNLVRTKAQLKLVQELEANHQVLTDILAENLNS
- a CDS encoding hemolysin family protein; this encodes MVTEIVIILILIILNGILSASEISIVSSRKARLQAASEKNAGAKTALLLKENPNNFLSTVQIGITLIGILTGFFSGGSISTFLAEQMNKIEVLAPYSAQISVIVVVLTITYLSLVIGELVPKRIGMAIPERYASFIAVPMNFLSKIVKPFVWLLSVSTDFIVKLFNIQSNQNAVTEEEIKALVDEGVDSGAIEGIEHDMVDRVLSLGDKRAINLMVHRSKITFLDIQKSFEENKAYILADEHTEYPVCNGNFDHVIGVVHIKTLFKEYLTSDEPELTNLLQPIPFINENTYAYNIMASMKSSGVMQAVVVDEYGSPQGIITMADLVGALVGGFDSPVDDEKRTIRQREDGSYVIDGSYQLDDFIELFKINLTEDDEDEIGNLTTVAGLVFLLLDHIPEEGEQVVYKNLEFEVLDMDGHRIDKLIVNVQNESSDETANID
- a CDS encoding IS3 family transposase (programmed frameshift), with amino-acid sequence METPKKKSAEKFVKDIRKHTRRIFTSEQKILIVMEALRAETSVAELCRKHNIVQSQFYSWNKEFMEAGKKRLSGDVTREATSDEVSDLKKENARLKEIVADLVVRYDIVKKSRDAGLIHKYRKYMRLSAGEKYEIIQTVTRSEIGVKPTLDSFGIARSTFYKWYQNYLKSGFPGLETNKRSSRRQWNSIPQEQKDLVVEIALKHTELSSRELAYKITDEQGVFISESSVYRILKQRDLIPAPNHFLISAANEFKDKTAFVHQMWQTDFTYFKIIGWGWYYLSTVLDDFSRYIIHWELCDSMKAEDVKRTVDTAIAKAKLKSKAKPKLLSDNGACYVSNELKTYLKCDLKMKQVHGRPMHPQTQGKIERYHRTMKNVVKLNHFYHPEQLIETLTEFVDKYNERRYHESLKNLTPADVYFGRTDQILRKRQQIKMNSIQNRRQLYNQQKLLNL
- a CDS encoding transporter associated domain-containing protein, yielding MRQREDGSYVIDGSYQLDDFIELFKINLTEDDEDEIGNLTTVAGLVFLLLDHIPEEGEQVVYKNLEFEVLDMDGHRIDKLIVNVQNESSDETANID
- the trxA gene encoding thioredoxin, which codes for MASFNELIKGNKVVLVDFSAAWCGPCQMLAPILKDVKEELGDHLSIIKIDVDKNQALASKFHVQGVPTLILYKDGEQVWRQSGLQQKHELVRLINSHLS